CATATTTTATGCAACATCGGGAATTCTTGAAGAATAATCTACgagatatattatatgtgtgGCAGTTAATAATTTCCGTCAAAATACTTTAAACatcaaatgtaaaaatccaaacaaataaacacatatatattgcTATAATTATGTGTTTTCGTTtatgtgattaatttacaGTAACTATGATGTGTAACAACGAATAACTTCAATACTAACATGTTTATATGTGATTGTGCAATGGCAATTAGACATTAGAAAactatatatttcattGCATTGGtttctaaaattatcttttaaaattacaacGCAGCTATTTCACTAATATTGAACCAATTTGAACCCATTAGATTTGGCATACGCCTCTCTGAATTAGCAGTGACTAACTTCCACAACACAAAGGGCCGTAACCTCTCACACTCCGTGTCTAAATAATCGTTCGGCTGCCTCCTCACATAAatttcctaaataaattacataataCCTTCAACTTCACATTAACCAGAGTGTAGTAAAATGCTCCAATTTGTAGGGACTCAGATACAATCCCTGCTTCCTTAGCCTCGTGACGCTCTCGAGTGATTTGCTGGTCGGAAGGAGGAATAAGAGGAAATTTGTGTGCTAAAACAACATGTTTTAGGAAACTAGTGGAATTTGCATCCAATTTCATTTGGGCTGGTAAGACAGCATTCAGAGCGGAATTATTAAGGCAGACAATAGATATCACGTTTAGGTACGCTAAATCCGTCacatttaattgtatttcattattatacaaattgtcaGATATGTCAGAAACATTTGGGGTGATAGAGTTAGTGAGGTCGTTGGTCAACTTGATGAGCGCCAATGCGACCGCAACCCTTGAAGAATTATTGGCATAGTTACTGAACTTGGCATGCAAACTTTCTAGCTAAGAGTATGTAATACCTGATATACACACCCCTCTTTCGGCAAGGAAATACAGTGAATGAGATAGATAACAcatagaa
The DNA window shown above is from Babesia microti strain RI chromosome III, complete genome and carries:
- a CDS encoding hypothetical protein (overlaps_old_locusTagID:BBM_III01615), giving the protein MLHCNVFIQHIHSLFHTINHLNSTNTLNLTKRLIAFRPFHSSDYTIFSNLWLQRHKLEESELSDLLDNTASNDNLMPQTLHLLSVAHKFDSDKLKPQPQESRVLDILENFDPKKFSMCYLSHSLYFLAERGVCISESLHAKFSNYANNSSRVAVALALIKLTNDLTNSITPNVSDISDNLYNNEIQLNVTDLAYLNVISIVCLNNSALNAVLPAQMKLDANSTSFLKHVVLAHKFPLIPPSDQQITRERHEAKEAGIVSESLQIGAFYYTLVNVKLKEIYVRRQPNDYLDTECERLRPFVLWKEAYAKSNGFKLVQY